The following proteins are encoded in a genomic region of Lentilitoribacter sp. Alg239-R112:
- a CDS encoding J domain-containing protein: MKLNSKYFDSIRTKPKGTKKGSVKKDAEQSECQWDGCEKKGEHKAPVGRNAEGKYFKFCADHVRQYNKGYNYFEGLSDGEVARYQKEALTGHRPTWGMGVNKKVKHTPLKDPGPSGSAGSRARMNDTFGFFEQSERQAPEPRMRKLKALETKAFDTLGLPAAASSDDIKARYKELVKKHHPDANGGDRGSEERFREVIQAYQMLKSAGFC, from the coding sequence ATGAAACTTAATTCCAAATATTTCGATTCGATTAGAACCAAGCCGAAGGGCACAAAAAAAGGTTCAGTCAAGAAGGATGCTGAGCAATCTGAGTGTCAATGGGACGGGTGCGAGAAAAAAGGCGAGCATAAAGCGCCAGTAGGTCGCAATGCCGAAGGTAAGTATTTCAAGTTTTGTGCCGATCATGTTCGTCAGTACAACAAAGGTTACAATTATTTTGAAGGCTTGTCTGATGGTGAGGTTGCTCGGTATCAGAAAGAAGCTTTGACAGGCCATCGCCCGACATGGGGCATGGGTGTCAATAAGAAGGTCAAGCATACACCGTTGAAAGATCCTGGTCCATCGGGCAGTGCAGGCTCGCGTGCGCGTATGAATGATACATTTGGTTTCTTTGAGCAGTCCGAGCGTCAAGCGCCAGAACCGAGAATGAGAAAACTTAAGGCGCTTGAGACCAAAGCTTTTGATACGTTAGGGCTCCCGGCTGCCGCGTCGTCCGATGATATTAAGGCTCGCTATAAAGAACTGGTAAAAAAGCATCACCCTGATGCAAATGGTGGCGATCGTGGTTCTGAAGAACGTTTTAGAGAAGTTATCCAAGCCTACCAGATGCTAAAATCGGCTGGTTTTTGCTAA
- a CDS encoding HlyC/CorC family transporter has product MIEAFLLFVAAHWVTLVAILFLIGFSAFFSGSETALTAVSRARMHSLENNGETRAGMVSNLIERRDRLIGTLLIGNNLVNILASSLATSLLLSIFGESGVVWATLVMTVMLVVFAEVLPKSWAISAPDKFALTVAPIIRPFVLIIGPLSSLVNWVVRGILSIFGVSLASGDFMLSPQEEIRGAVDLLHKEGSVIKADRDRLGGVLDLGELEVSDVMVHRTSMTILNADDAPADNVKLILESPYTRMPIWRDEADNIIGVIHAKDVLRALATSGQKASDIDLMKIAQKPWFVPDATNLKDQLNAFLRRKAHLAIVVDEYGEVEGMVTLEDILEEIVGDIADEHDLDVQGVKQQADGSVIVDGSVPVRDLNRAFDWSLPDEDATTIAGLVIHESQIIPEEKQAFTFHNMRFIVLKRSKNRITKLSLRPIE; this is encoded by the coding sequence ATGATCGAAGCTTTTTTGCTATTTGTTGCCGCTCATTGGGTGACACTTGTTGCGATTTTATTTCTGATTGGGTTTTCTGCTTTTTTTTCTGGCTCTGAAACAGCGCTAACTGCGGTGTCGCGTGCGCGAATGCATTCGTTGGAAAATAACGGAGAAACACGAGCGGGGATGGTGAGTAACCTGATTGAACGCCGCGATAGGCTTATTGGCACGCTTCTTATCGGCAATAATTTGGTCAACATTTTGGCTTCATCGTTGGCGACAAGTCTACTTTTGTCAATTTTCGGCGAATCGGGTGTTGTTTGGGCCACGCTTGTAATGACGGTCATGCTTGTTGTGTTTGCGGAGGTGTTGCCAAAAAGCTGGGCGATCTCCGCGCCAGATAAATTTGCCCTCACGGTCGCTCCCATTATTCGTCCTTTTGTGTTGATTATTGGGCCTCTTTCAAGCCTTGTGAACTGGGTTGTTCGAGGGATCTTGAGTATCTTTGGGGTAAGCTTGGCGTCTGGCGATTTTATGCTGTCTCCGCAAGAAGAAATACGTGGCGCGGTGGATTTGCTTCATAAAGAAGGTTCGGTGATCAAAGCGGATCGTGATCGCCTCGGTGGCGTTCTTGATTTGGGTGAATTGGAAGTTTCAGATGTTATGGTTCACCGCACATCCATGACAATACTCAATGCCGATGATGCGCCGGCTGATAATGTGAAGCTTATTCTCGAAAGTCCTTACACACGGATGCCAATTTGGCGCGATGAAGCGGATAATATTATAGGCGTCATCCATGCAAAGGACGTGTTGCGGGCTTTGGCCACTTCTGGTCAGAAGGCTAGTGACATCGATTTAATGAAAATTGCGCAGAAACCTTGGTTTGTGCCAGATGCAACAAATCTTAAAGACCAGCTCAATGCCTTCCTCCGACGTAAAGCTCATCTTGCCATCGTGGTTGACGAATATGGTGAAGTTGAAGGCATGGTTACACTTGAAGATATCCTGGAAGAAATCGTCGGTGATATTGCCGATGAACACGATCTTGATGTTCAAGGTGTAAAACAACAAGCTGATGGCTCGGTTATTGTGGATGGGTCTGTGCCGGTTCGTGATCTAAACCGAGCATTTGATTGGTCGCTACCGGATGAAGATGCGACAACGATTGCAGGTCTTGTTATTCATGAATCACAGATTATTCCTGAGGAAAAACAAGCGTTTACCTTCCATAATATGCGGTTTATTGTGCTTAAAAGATCAAAGAACCGGATCACCAAATTGAGTTTACGTCCTATCGAGTAG
- the cobS gene encoding cobaltochelatase subunit CobS: MSAIQTNTPDIEISVRDTFGIDLDMKVPAYSEASGQVPEIDPDYIFDEDTTLAILAGFSHNRRVMVSGYHGTGKSTHIEQVAARLNWPCVRINLDSHVSRIDLIGKDAIIVKDGQQVTEFKDGILPWAYQNNVALVFDEYDAGRPDVMFVIQRILETSGRLTLLDQSRVIHPHPAFRLFATANTVGLGDTTGLYHGTQQINQAQMDRWSIVTTLNYLPHDNEVDIIMAKVKSFKGVEGRDTVSRMVRLADMTRQSFIAGDLSTVMSPRTVITWAENAEIFGDLAVAFRLTFVNKCDELERSLVAEHYQRAFNEELKESSAHVIMSAAG, encoded by the coding sequence ATGAGCGCTATACAAACAAATACGCCTGACATCGAAATATCAGTCAGAGATACGTTTGGAATCGATCTTGATATGAAGGTTCCTGCATATTCAGAAGCTTCTGGACAAGTGCCTGAGATAGATCCTGATTATATTTTTGATGAGGATACGACACTTGCGATTTTAGCAGGGTTTTCACACAATCGTCGTGTGATGGTGAGCGGTTATCATGGTACGGGTAAATCAACTCATATTGAACAAGTTGCTGCGCGCCTCAACTGGCCATGTGTACGTATCAATCTTGATAGCCATGTCAGCCGGATTGACTTGATAGGTAAGGATGCGATTATTGTTAAAGATGGTCAGCAAGTAACCGAATTTAAAGATGGTATCCTGCCTTGGGCCTATCAAAATAATGTTGCGCTTGTGTTTGATGAGTATGATGCTGGCCGTCCAGATGTGATGTTTGTGATCCAACGGATTTTGGAAACATCAGGCCGTTTAACGCTGCTTGATCAGAGCCGCGTTATTCATCCGCATCCTGCGTTTAGACTGTTTGCTACAGCCAACACTGTTGGTTTGGGTGATACAACTGGTCTTTATCATGGTACTCAACAGATTAACCAAGCACAGATGGACCGTTGGTCAATTGTAACGACATTGAATTATCTGCCACATGACAATGAAGTTGATATCATCATGGCGAAGGTTAAGTCCTTTAAAGGTGTTGAGGGGCGTGACACTGTCTCTCGTATGGTCCGTCTTGCGGATATGACACGCCAATCATTTATCGCTGGTGATTTGTCGACTGTTATGAGCCCAAGAACTGTGATCACATGGGCTGAAAATGCTGAGATTTTTGGTGACCTTGCCGTTGCTTTCCGTCTTACATTTGTTAATAAATGTGATGAGCTTGAGCGTTCTTTGGTTGCTGAGCATTATCAGCGTGCATTTAACGAAGAGCTTAAGGAAAGCTCTGCCCATGTCATTATGAGCGCGGCGGGTTAG
- the aroB gene encoding 3-dehydroquinate synthase: MSQTPHDLTQECVKVSLGNRSYDILIGRDLMKKAGQEITSRLPNARATIITDENVAEHYLKPLSASLKEHGIDVEPLILSAGEKTKNYENMARVCDHILECKLERGDAVIALGGGVIGDLTGFAAGIVRRGMKFIQVPTSLLAQVDSSVGGKTGINTGAGKNLVGVFHQPQLVLVDTNTLDTLSDREMRAGYAEVAKYGLIDRPDFFEWLEKSWQGIFSGGPERIQAIATSCQAKADVVAADEEEHGCRALLNLGHTFGHALEAATKYDSTRLVHGEGVSIGMVLAYKFSARMNLASPDDAVRVEQHLKQVGLPISLNDIDGELPPTDILMEHIAQDKKVSRGDLTFILTKGIGQSFIANNVPADEVRRFIEETRNNR; encoded by the coding sequence ATGTCCCAGACACCTCATGATTTAACACAAGAATGCGTTAAAGTATCATTGGGAAATAGATCCTATGATATTCTTATCGGTAGAGACCTGATGAAAAAGGCAGGGCAGGAAATTACATCGCGTTTGCCAAATGCCCGCGCCACAATTATTACCGATGAGAATGTGGCTGAACATTATTTGAAGCCATTATCGGCCAGTTTGAAAGAGCACGGTATTGATGTTGAGCCACTTATCTTAAGTGCTGGTGAGAAAACCAAGAATTATGAAAACATGGCACGTGTTTGTGACCATATTTTGGAGTGTAAGTTGGAGCGCGGTGATGCCGTAATTGCTCTGGGTGGTGGTGTCATAGGTGATTTGACCGGATTTGCAGCAGGCATCGTACGACGGGGCATGAAGTTTATACAGGTGCCAACGAGCTTGTTGGCGCAGGTGGATTCATCTGTTGGTGGTAAGACAGGGATTAATACCGGAGCAGGCAAAAACCTTGTCGGTGTATTCCATCAGCCGCAATTGGTGCTGGTGGATACGAATACGCTGGATACTTTGAGCGACCGCGAAATGCGGGCGGGTTATGCAGAAGTTGCAAAATATGGCTTGATTGATCGGCCGGATTTTTTCGAGTGGTTAGAGAAAAGCTGGCAAGGTATTTTCTCAGGTGGTCCTGAACGTATTCAGGCAATTGCTACAAGTTGTCAGGCTAAAGCTGATGTTGTCGCTGCCGATGAGGAGGAGCATGGGTGCCGCGCACTTCTTAATCTTGGCCACACATTTGGTCATGCGCTTGAAGCTGCGACCAAATATGATAGCACTAGGTTAGTTCATGGCGAAGGTGTTTCGATTGGAATGGTGCTTGCATATAAGTTTTCTGCTCGAATGAATCTTGCCAGTCCCGATGATGCGGTGCGTGTTGAACAGCATTTGAAACAGGTTGGTTTACCAATTTCGCTAAATGACATTGACGGAGAGCTTCCGCCAACCGATATATTAATGGAACATATTGCGCAGGATAAGAAAGTCTCACGCGGAGATTTAACCTTTATTTTGACAAAGGGCATTGGACAGTCCTTTATAGCAAACAATGTGCCTGCCGATGAAGTGCGGCGCTTTATTGAAGAAACACGGAATAATAGATGA
- a CDS encoding BolA family protein: MTLQDTITANLKSIFDPVELNVINESHLHAGHQPGFDGKGESHFRIQMVSASFVGLSRVARHRAVNEAMQSAFDGGLHALALDLAAPSEAKNW, encoded by the coding sequence ATGACGTTGCAAGACACAATTACTGCTAATTTGAAGTCAATTTTCGATCCAGTAGAATTAAACGTTATTAATGAAAGTCATTTACATGCCGGACATCAACCAGGATTTGATGGCAAAGGTGAATCTCATTTCCGAATTCAAATGGTATCTGCAAGCTTCGTTGGACTATCTCGAGTTGCCCGCCATCGTGCAGTGAACGAGGCAATGCAAAGCGCATTTGATGGTGGTTTACATGCACTTGCGCTGGATTTAGCCGCACCCAGTGAAGCAAAAAACTGGTAG
- a CDS encoding shikimate kinase translates to MSAQDENDLAEIGRLAREALGDTNLVLIGLMGAGKSVIGRMLAQLMELPFVDTDDEIVAAAQMPITEIFEAYGEPEFRALETRVVKRVLQTGPQIVSTGGGAFMNEETRQNVLSSSVTLWLKADFDVLWQRVSKRSTRPLLQQPNPQKILRDLMDARYPIYAQADLVVQSRNAPKTTVVNDAAKVIAGAAEIAQSKLSEMEN, encoded by the coding sequence TTGTCCGCACAGGATGAAAATGATTTGGCAGAAATTGGGCGGTTGGCGCGCGAAGCGTTGGGCGACACTAATCTCGTGCTTATTGGTCTTATGGGCGCAGGAAAGTCAGTGATTGGTCGAATGCTTGCTCAACTTATGGAGCTGCCGTTTGTAGACACAGATGATGAGATTGTCGCTGCTGCACAAATGCCGATTACGGAAATATTTGAAGCTTATGGCGAACCAGAATTTCGCGCTTTGGAAACACGCGTTGTTAAACGGGTTTTGCAAACTGGTCCGCAAATTGTTTCTACTGGCGGCGGGGCTTTTATGAATGAAGAAACACGGCAAAATGTTCTTTCGAGTTCCGTAACCTTATGGCTCAAGGCTGATTTTGATGTGTTGTGGCAAAGGGTTTCAAAGCGATCGACGAGGCCACTACTTCAACAACCCAACCCGCAGAAAATCCTTCGTGATTTGATGGATGCCCGTTATCCGATTTATGCGCAGGCTGATTTGGTTGTCCAATCACGTAATGCGCCAAAAACTACAGTGGTGAATGATGCGGCAAAAGTGATCGCCGGAGCAGCCGAAATAGCACAAAGCAAATTATCTGAGATGGAAAACTAA